A single window of Meiothermus sp. DNA harbors:
- the truB gene encoding tRNA pseudouridine(55) synthase TruB, with product MALFAVNKPLGRTSHDVVDMVRKLLGTRRVGHTGTLDPLATGVLILATDASTKLVPFLSAEDKEYIAWVSFGATTETLDAEGPIVEESARRPSQREVEAALPGFLSVVEQRPPAYSAVKVGGVKAYEAARKGQAIELEPRPVRYHELQLLAYDPTPIPHRIAPSASGWKLSERGRPVELPKPLGAYPTAVIRLVVGPGTYVRSFARDLGEQLGSKAFLSGLVRTRVGKIGLGQAQEIEHLDVRKTLDELEALSCPSVELSHAEAKRVMEGVPLPIPARGLVALVGPKRRLVAMAEGDGFKLRIRRVFKE from the coding sequence ATGGCTCTATTTGCCGTGAACAAACCCCTGGGCCGCACCTCGCACGACGTGGTGGACATGGTTCGTAAACTGCTGGGAACCCGCCGGGTGGGCCATACCGGAACCCTCGACCCTCTGGCCACGGGGGTTTTGATTTTGGCCACCGATGCCTCGACCAAACTGGTGCCCTTTCTTTCGGCAGAAGACAAAGAATACATCGCCTGGGTTTCCTTTGGGGCAACCACCGAGACTTTGGATGCCGAAGGCCCCATTGTAGAGGAAAGCGCCCGGCGTCCCAGCCAGCGCGAGGTTGAAGCAGCCTTACCTGGATTTTTGTCGGTAGTGGAGCAACGGCCCCCGGCCTACTCGGCGGTCAAGGTGGGGGGAGTCAAGGCCTATGAAGCAGCCCGCAAAGGACAGGCCATCGAGCTCGAGCCCCGCCCGGTCAGATACCATGAGCTTCAATTGCTGGCCTACGACCCCACCCCCATCCCCCACCGCATTGCGCCTTCGGCTTCGGGCTGGAAACTCTCCGAGCGGGGGCGCCCGGTTGAGTTGCCCAAGCCCTTGGGCGCGTATCCTACCGCCGTGATCCGCTTGGTGGTAGGGCCCGGTACCTATGTGCGCTCATTTGCTCGAGACCTGGGCGAGCAACTGGGCAGCAAAGCCTTCCTCTCGGGTCTGGTGCGAACCAGGGTGGGGAAGATTGGCCTGGGGCAGGCCCAGGAAATAGAGCACCTGGATGTGCGAAAAACCCTGGACGAGCTCGAGGCCCTTTCCTGCCCCAGCGTCGAGCTCTCCCACGCCGAGGCCAAGCGGGTGATGGAGGGGGTACCGCTGCCCATTCCCGCCCGGGGACTGGTGGCCCTGGTTGGTCCCAAGCGCCGGCTGGTGGCGATGGCCGAGGGGGACGGCTTCAAACTCCGCATTAGGCGGGTGTTCAAGGAATAA